The proteins below are encoded in one region of Acidithiobacillus ferrooxidans ATCC 23270:
- a CDS encoding TolC family protein, with product MATDFLYPAHGFFSDPWGTGEGLPALGAYTTGRHGLPEPALPGTPGSKILAHLRSLPALTNWALLHNPQTASAWAGLGAQAAALGIAKGLWLPTVSVGIGGQRSGDILSRGFSPPLANTMNATLSLNEVLYDFGQRAAAISKAESAVLIARYEANAAIQQVALTVANAYYALAGAEARVRVYRQGVKEAQTIYADTRLQYRAHLKPITDMYQAQTERSQAREQLVIAQGTEQSDRGALAQAAGLPVAMHLPIGTLQSPRQRLSIGIRRWLRSAVRKNPSILSDLATIREAREAIFQAEAQGLPSISLVGNLGQNQYQSQQPNVKIYSVGLQLNIPFDTNFTTEYQVKEDRALYRQAHAQARQETDTILLEVWQAYAGLKSAMGAYVNAQQQVISAKNALSGIRTEYRIGLANILELITAEQNLIQARTTRASELANYYEYQADLYRYAGLIPDRSR from the coding sequence TTGGCCACAGATTTCCTGTATCCGGCACATGGTTTTTTTTCTGACCCCTGGGGCACAGGGGAAGGGTTGCCAGCCCTCGGCGCTTACACCACCGGGCGTCACGGACTCCCCGAACCAGCCTTGCCGGGAACCCCGGGATCGAAAATACTCGCGCATTTGCGCTCCTTGCCCGCACTCACCAACTGGGCTCTGCTGCACAACCCGCAAACCGCTTCGGCTTGGGCCGGTCTGGGGGCACAAGCGGCCGCCCTGGGTATCGCCAAAGGACTGTGGCTACCGACCGTGAGTGTCGGGATCGGCGGCCAGCGCAGCGGCGACATACTGAGCCGTGGCTTCAGCCCGCCGCTCGCCAACACCATGAACGCTACGCTTAGCCTCAACGAAGTGTTGTATGACTTCGGGCAACGCGCCGCCGCTATCAGCAAAGCAGAATCGGCTGTACTCATCGCACGCTACGAGGCCAACGCCGCAATCCAGCAGGTGGCCCTCACGGTTGCCAACGCCTACTACGCCCTCGCTGGAGCGGAAGCCCGAGTGCGCGTATACCGCCAAGGCGTAAAGGAGGCGCAAACCATCTACGCAGACACGCGCCTGCAATACCGCGCGCATCTCAAGCCCATCACGGATATGTACCAAGCCCAGACGGAACGGTCTCAGGCACGGGAGCAGTTGGTCATCGCGCAGGGTACCGAGCAATCCGACCGGGGTGCGCTGGCCCAAGCTGCAGGTTTGCCGGTGGCCATGCACCTTCCCATCGGTACGTTACAATCGCCGCGGCAAAGATTGTCCATCGGCATCCGTCGCTGGTTACGGTCCGCGGTCAGGAAAAATCCTTCCATACTCAGCGATCTCGCCACAATCCGGGAAGCGCGCGAAGCCATTTTCCAGGCGGAGGCGCAAGGGCTGCCCTCCATTTCCCTGGTGGGAAACCTCGGGCAGAATCAGTATCAAAGCCAGCAACCCAACGTGAAAATCTACAGCGTTGGATTACAACTCAATATCCCTTTCGATACCAACTTTACTACCGAATACCAAGTAAAGGAGGATCGTGCGCTCTATCGCCAAGCGCATGCGCAGGCCCGGCAGGAAACGGACACGATCCTGCTGGAGGTCTGGCAGGCTTATGCCGGGCTGAAAAGCGCCATGGGCGCCTACGTGAACGCGCAGCAGCAGGTAATCAGCGCGAAAAACGCCCTGTCCGGCATCCGCACCGAATATCGTATCGGCCTGGCGAACATCTTGGAGTTAATCACGGCGGAGCAGAATCTTATTCAGGCACGCACCACCCGTGCGTCGGAACTCGCCAATTATTACGAATATCAGGCGGACCTATACAGATACGCGGGACTGATACCGGATCGCAGTCGATAA
- a CDS encoding peptidase domain-containing ABC transporter — protein MKFSTTLLDGLQFGFARRVPVILQSEASECGLACLAMIAGYHGLQIDLFTLRRQHAISLKGATLAQLLQIAGNLHLDSRPLRLEIADLSRLTLPCILHWDMNHFVVLTKVDTQGITIHDPARGVRRVPWSEVSASFTGVALELLPAANFEPATHKPAISLRALTGPIQGLRGALLRIFLLALVLEVLGVLGPFYMQWIIDEVLVVNDHSLLTLLGIAYLFVTAFSTLFFALRSWVVIHINATLGVQWAANIFSHLLRLPLDFFEKRHIGDVVSRYGAIQNIRRTITTNLVSAVLDGIMAVAILIVIAIYSFRLTAIVVGVFVLYLLLRQVAYFPLRAVTERHIFAAAKQQTYLLEAIRGVQTLKLFNLEENRTARYANLIVETTNQDVRVQQLSTLFGSAQKLLGGLGHIVIIWLAALMVRKNQFTVGMLVAYATFASQFLSRGDGLINAWIDLKMLRLYGERLADIALTPPEAHILPVYEGPDPEPSLELQQVSFRYTTEDPWILKGCQLTVKTGQSVAIIGPSGCGKTTLVKLLLGLIAPEEGVIRMGGIDIHKLGLRRYRAMVAAVMQSDQLFAGSIADNIALASPEAHPSEIEQAARMAGIHEQIAAMPMGYRTLVGDMGSALSGGEKQRIILARALFKKPRVLILDEATSHLDVVRERYINDTVSHLSITRIVIAHRPETILQCQLIYGLAGGTLHAITPEQFKESVAVIQSTAPAAS, from the coding sequence ATGAAATTTTCCACTACTCTTCTCGATGGCCTACAGTTCGGCTTTGCTCGCCGCGTCCCGGTGATCCTCCAGTCCGAAGCGTCGGAGTGCGGTCTCGCCTGTCTGGCCATGATTGCTGGTTATCATGGCTTGCAGATCGACCTCTTCACCCTGCGGCGTCAGCACGCGATTTCCCTGAAGGGCGCGACCCTGGCACAACTCCTCCAGATCGCCGGAAACCTGCACCTCGACAGTCGTCCCCTGCGCCTGGAAATTGCCGATCTCTCCCGCCTGACCCTGCCCTGTATCCTCCACTGGGACATGAACCATTTTGTTGTCCTGACCAAAGTCGATACCCAGGGAATCACGATCCACGATCCCGCCCGCGGCGTGCGGCGCGTACCCTGGTCGGAAGTATCCGCTTCGTTTACCGGCGTGGCGCTGGAACTCCTGCCCGCCGCAAATTTCGAGCCCGCGACCCATAAGCCGGCAATCTCTCTGCGCGCCTTGACCGGCCCCATCCAGGGCTTGCGTGGGGCGCTGCTCCGGATTTTCCTGCTCGCCTTGGTGTTGGAGGTGTTGGGTGTCCTCGGTCCGTTCTACATGCAATGGATCATTGATGAGGTCCTGGTGGTCAACGACCACTCCTTGTTGACCCTGCTGGGCATCGCCTATCTCTTCGTCACGGCCTTTTCGACACTCTTCTTCGCGCTGCGCTCGTGGGTCGTGATCCACATCAATGCCACCCTGGGCGTCCAGTGGGCAGCGAACATATTTTCTCATCTTTTGCGCTTGCCTCTGGATTTTTTCGAGAAACGTCATATTGGGGACGTGGTGTCGCGTTACGGCGCCATCCAGAACATCCGTCGCACCATCACCACCAATCTCGTGTCCGCCGTGCTCGATGGCATCATGGCTGTCGCTATCCTGATCGTCATCGCCATCTACAGTTTTCGATTGACGGCCATCGTTGTGGGGGTCTTCGTACTATACCTGCTCCTGCGCCAGGTCGCCTACTTTCCTCTGCGGGCGGTGACCGAACGGCATATCTTCGCTGCAGCCAAACAACAGACCTACCTATTGGAAGCCATTCGCGGCGTCCAAACCCTCAAGCTGTTCAACCTGGAGGAAAACCGCACCGCTCGCTATGCCAATCTGATCGTCGAGACGACCAACCAGGATGTTCGTGTACAGCAGCTTTCCACGCTGTTTGGGTCAGCCCAGAAACTGCTGGGTGGCTTAGGGCACATCGTCATCATCTGGCTCGCCGCCCTGATGGTCAGGAAAAATCAGTTCACCGTTGGCATGCTTGTCGCCTACGCGACCTTTGCCAGCCAGTTCCTGAGCCGTGGGGACGGGCTCATCAATGCCTGGATAGACCTCAAAATGCTCCGTCTCTATGGCGAAAGACTGGCGGATATTGCCCTGACCCCGCCCGAGGCGCATATCCTGCCGGTTTATGAGGGACCGGACCCGGAACCCAGCCTGGAACTGCAGCAGGTCAGCTTTCGCTATACCACAGAGGATCCATGGATCCTGAAAGGATGCCAACTCACCGTGAAAACGGGCCAATCGGTGGCCATTATCGGCCCATCCGGTTGCGGCAAGACCACCCTGGTGAAATTGCTCCTGGGACTGATCGCCCCGGAAGAGGGGGTGATCCGCATGGGCGGCATTGATATTCACAAGCTCGGGTTACGTCGCTACCGTGCCATGGTGGCTGCGGTCATGCAGTCGGATCAATTGTTCGCTGGCAGTATTGCCGACAATATCGCACTCGCATCTCCCGAAGCCCACCCCAGTGAAATCGAACAGGCCGCCCGGATGGCCGGGATCCACGAGCAGATCGCCGCCATGCCCATGGGCTACCGCACCCTGGTCGGAGATATGGGATCGGCCCTCTCCGGCGGGGAGAAACAACGCATCATTCTGGCACGCGCCTTGTTCAAAAAACCCAGGGTACTGATCCTCGATGAGGCCACCAGCCATTTGGATGTGGTACGGGAAAGATACATCAACGACACTGTCAGCCACCTGAGTATCACCCGCATCGTCATCGCCCATCGTCCCGAGACGATTTTGCAGTGCCAGCTCATTTATGGTCTCGCGGGCGGAACCTTGCATGCAATCACGCCAGAGCAGTTCAAGGAAAGTGTGGCGGTCATTCAATCAACAGCACCCGCAGCCTCATGA
- a CDS encoding polysaccharide deacetylase family protein, with protein sequence MELGKSGLFLQAGRAQRTEKPDMRVVWQTVSLLVLFFAIPAWGSGTGRVVPILLYHRFGPVLRDAMTVRTMVFAAQMEYLRSHGYRIVPLKEVVAYIRGVGPPPPPHSVVITADDGHQSVYTDMFPLVQRYHIPVTLFIYPSAISRASYALTWDELRIMHDSGLVNIQSHTYWHPNFKIEKKRLSPQAYEKFVAMQLEKSRAKLDQELGIKVDMLAWPYGIYNEELIKSAATAGYIAAFTMVRAPAGPSDNVMALPRYLVTDQDTGKTLGRLLTTDSG encoded by the coding sequence ATGGAACTTGGGAAGTCGGGGTTGTTTCTCCAGGCCGGTAGGGCGCAGCGGACAGAAAAGCCGGACATGCGCGTTGTTTGGCAAACGGTGTCTTTACTCGTCCTATTTTTCGCCATACCGGCTTGGGGATCAGGGACAGGGCGCGTCGTGCCCATCCTGCTCTATCATCGTTTTGGTCCCGTGCTGCGAGATGCCATGACCGTTCGCACGATGGTCTTCGCGGCACAGATGGAATACCTGAGGAGCCATGGCTACCGGATTGTCCCGCTCAAGGAAGTCGTGGCATATATTCGTGGCGTTGGACCCCCTCCCCCTCCCCATTCCGTGGTGATCACCGCGGATGACGGGCACCAGTCGGTGTACACGGACATGTTTCCCCTGGTGCAGCGTTACCATATTCCGGTGACGCTCTTCATCTATCCCTCCGCCATATCCCGGGCGTCTTACGCCCTGACCTGGGATGAGTTGCGGATCATGCATGACTCCGGGCTCGTGAATATCCAGTCCCACACCTATTGGCATCCGAACTTCAAGATAGAAAAGAAACGTCTTTCCCCCCAGGCATACGAGAAGTTCGTGGCCATGCAGTTGGAAAAGTCCAGGGCGAAGCTCGATCAGGAACTGGGGATCAAGGTGGACATGCTCGCCTGGCCCTACGGGATCTACAACGAGGAGCTCATCAAGAGCGCTGCTACGGCGGGATATATCGCCGCCTTCACCATGGTAAGGGCGCCTGCCGGGCCATCGGATAACGTGATGGCCCTCCCGCGCTATCTGGTCACGGACCAGGATACGGGCAAGACATTGGGAAGACTGTTGACCACGGACTCCGGATAA
- a CDS encoding HlyD family efflux transporter periplasmic adaptor subunit — MPTRDDQTLFRPDAIQSSGASWLGPIRLGSPVHHHVYAVIALFVTLAIILLLIFGHYTRHLAVTGILVPSQGLLTISAPISGTVEKVLVHSGEKVRAGAPLLEIASNPDNPSVGLVATIIEQSINAEKRVLSGSLSAARSVSRMQQTALRDKLQLLQAQLAETSAEIAIQHQDINSTEKVLREFMSVRGRGLVSDPELQQQHLTVYSAETQLEGLERQRTELAQNISSATHQLGELPLTSLNQENTIRSKLETLRQELAKTAGSNVLLIRAPANGIVSAMTVNPGQAIAAGQPVLSVMPAGDPLRAQLLVSSQAIGFLTVGGTVALHYAAFPYRDFGTFHGTVRSISGSALTPAEIAALTGAHSTVPLYRIMVQLHRTTVEVHGRQKSLRAGMQLHAEITLNRLRLIQWVFEPLYGLGHDLFPNSRHADHSAAAPSPIIAQPSLP; from the coding sequence ATGCCAACACGTGACGATCAAACATTATTTCGCCCAGATGCGATCCAAAGCTCCGGGGCATCCTGGCTCGGTCCTATCCGCTTGGGTTCGCCCGTCCATCATCATGTCTACGCGGTCATAGCGCTATTCGTCACGCTGGCGATCATCCTGCTCCTGATTTTCGGTCATTACACGAGACACCTGGCCGTCACCGGCATACTGGTCCCGTCACAAGGCCTGTTAACGATATCCGCCCCTATTTCCGGCACGGTTGAAAAAGTGTTGGTGCATTCTGGCGAAAAGGTTCGCGCCGGTGCCCCATTGCTGGAAATCGCCAGCAACCCAGATAATCCTTCCGTGGGATTAGTGGCGACCATCATCGAACAATCCATCAATGCGGAAAAACGGGTTCTGAGCGGCAGCCTTTCCGCGGCGCGTTCTGTTTCCCGCATGCAGCAGACGGCCTTGCGGGACAAACTGCAACTTCTGCAGGCCCAACTGGCGGAAACGAGCGCCGAGATTGCCATCCAGCATCAGGATATTAACAGCACCGAGAAAGTGTTGCGGGAATTTATGAGCGTGCGAGGCAGGGGCCTCGTTTCGGATCCCGAACTCCAGCAGCAGCATCTCACGGTCTATAGTGCCGAGACGCAACTGGAAGGCCTTGAACGCCAGCGGACGGAACTTGCGCAGAACATCAGTAGCGCGACCCATCAACTGGGGGAGTTGCCATTGACGTCCTTGAACCAGGAAAACACCATCCGCAGCAAACTGGAAACGCTTCGTCAGGAACTGGCCAAAACCGCCGGCAGCAATGTTCTCCTCATACGCGCCCCCGCCAACGGCATTGTTTCCGCCATGACCGTCAACCCCGGCCAGGCCATCGCCGCCGGGCAACCCGTCTTATCCGTCATGCCGGCCGGGGATCCCCTGCGCGCCCAGTTGCTTGTGTCAAGCCAAGCCATCGGCTTTCTGACCGTAGGTGGGACGGTCGCATTGCATTACGCGGCCTTCCCCTACCGGGATTTTGGCACCTTCCATGGCACCGTGCGTAGCATTTCTGGTAGTGCACTAACGCCTGCGGAGATTGCCGCCCTCACCGGTGCCCATTCCACGGTCCCGCTCTATCGGATCATGGTCCAATTGCATCGTACCACCGTGGAAGTCCATGGCCGCCAAAAATCGCTACGTGCTGGCATGCAACTCCATGCAGAAATCACCCTCAATCGACTGCGCCTTATTCAATGGGTCTTTGAACCCCTGTATGGTCTCGGTCACGATCTCTTTCCGAATTCGCGGCATGCGGATCATTCCGCAGCAGCACCTTCACCGATCATCGCCCAGCCATCCCTGCCATGA
- a CDS encoding DUF3857 domain-containing protein: protein MQRTNAIALQAALALFFCTPLAQAASEGLPIKILAYDAVYDLHHNGTYTGTIHEVVVPLSHYGVQKYGQAQKRFSAKMEHVSVADAYTLSPLGKRYPVSEKKIFTRTLPVAQNAPKFSDAKTTTVVFPHVAVGDELVADWKIDFLKPYFPDAISLSHAVPYFLQADNVHIIVHAPTAMALHWAGSDGYVVTHTVANGVQTITATLHQPIAQPIQINAVDFHQVSPTFILSTFPNWQAVGDAYWKYAEPAEAVTPEIKALADKITEGKTGEATVQALYDWTVHHIRWVGIETGLSGYKPYPAATTLSQRYGDCKAAAALLVALLHAKDITAQPVLLGAGNDFEWQNVASLQQINHVIVHVPAYHLYLDATSGYAPAGTIPLPDANHPVIFVGAHSEIARTPGDAPEASGMTAMETVSITKDGSLKAQETLHLTGYGAWFWKDLLARIPMSEYGALLHHVMAQAGLMTQSVHLKTSPAHTLSDPFILQSTWETAPGVPLTAASRIHLHYGLNTASLRNLTARLTSATVHYPVFMPYGHARRSSTLDLPKDYVWAAKDADHQVKNSAGVFDEKIHLLAPHKLEVTSSMHLDHMVYSPEAYPDFYKLVSEAMALEQEGFAVRATS, encoded by the coding sequence ATGCAACGCACTAACGCAATCGCCCTGCAAGCAGCCTTGGCGCTATTTTTCTGTACCCCATTGGCCCAGGCTGCCAGCGAAGGGTTGCCGATTAAAATCCTCGCTTACGACGCCGTATACGACCTCCACCACAACGGGACTTATACCGGCACCATTCATGAGGTCGTCGTCCCACTCAGTCACTATGGGGTACAGAAGTACGGACAGGCGCAAAAACGGTTCTCCGCCAAGATGGAGCATGTGAGCGTCGCCGACGCCTACACCCTGAGCCCATTGGGGAAGCGATATCCGGTGTCTGAGAAGAAGATATTCACGCGTACATTGCCGGTCGCGCAAAACGCTCCGAAGTTCAGCGACGCCAAGACCACCACGGTGGTCTTTCCCCATGTGGCCGTGGGCGATGAACTGGTGGCGGACTGGAAAATCGATTTTCTGAAACCTTATTTTCCGGATGCCATTTCTCTTTCCCATGCCGTGCCGTATTTTTTGCAGGCCGACAACGTGCATATCATCGTCCATGCGCCGACCGCGATGGCCCTGCACTGGGCGGGGAGCGATGGTTATGTGGTCACCCACACGGTCGCCAACGGGGTGCAAACCATCACCGCGACCTTGCATCAACCCATCGCGCAACCCATTCAAATCAATGCGGTGGACTTTCATCAGGTTAGCCCGACCTTCATCCTGAGCACCTTCCCGAACTGGCAGGCAGTCGGCGATGCCTACTGGAAATATGCCGAGCCTGCTGAAGCGGTGACCCCGGAGATCAAAGCGCTGGCAGATAAGATCACCGAAGGAAAGACCGGTGAGGCCACCGTGCAGGCCCTCTATGACTGGACCGTGCATCACATCCGTTGGGTGGGTATTGAAACTGGGCTGAGCGGATACAAGCCTTATCCAGCCGCCACGACGCTCAGCCAGCGCTACGGCGACTGCAAAGCCGCCGCCGCACTCCTGGTTGCCTTGCTGCACGCCAAAGATATTACCGCCCAACCGGTACTGTTAGGTGCAGGCAATGATTTTGAATGGCAGAACGTGGCCAGCCTGCAGCAGATCAACCATGTCATCGTGCATGTACCCGCTTATCATCTTTATCTGGATGCGACCTCCGGGTACGCACCAGCGGGCACCATACCACTCCCCGACGCCAATCATCCGGTGATTTTCGTCGGCGCCCATTCTGAAATCGCCAGAACGCCGGGGGATGCACCGGAGGCCAGCGGCATGACCGCCATGGAGACGGTATCCATTACCAAAGACGGCAGTCTGAAAGCCCAGGAAACCCTTCATTTAACCGGCTACGGAGCCTGGTTCTGGAAAGATCTGCTGGCGCGGATTCCGATGAGCGAGTATGGCGCGCTGCTTCATCATGTGATGGCGCAGGCCGGGCTAATGACGCAAAGCGTCCATCTGAAGACATCACCTGCCCATACCCTGAGTGACCCTTTCATCCTGCAGTCCACCTGGGAAACCGCACCGGGCGTGCCGTTGACGGCGGCCAGCCGGATTCATCTGCACTACGGACTGAACACCGCCTCTCTGCGTAATCTGACCGCGCGCCTCACCAGTGCCACGGTGCACTACCCCGTTTTCATGCCCTATGGCCATGCACGGCGGAGCAGCACCCTGGATTTGCCCAAAGATTACGTCTGGGCCGCCAAAGATGCAGACCATCAGGTTAAAAACAGTGCGGGTGTTTTTGATGAAAAAATACACCTGCTGGCCCCGCACAAGCTGGAAGTGACCAGTTCCATGCATCTGGATCATATGGTGTATAGCCCCGAAGCCTATCCCGATTTCTATAAGCTGGTCAGTGAAGCGATGGCTTTGGAGCAGGAGGGGTTTGCAGTGAGGGCTACATCTTGA
- a CDS encoding putative glycoside hydrolase — protein sequence MGDSVVRTARDGHFQISGQGTVLGLRAYGYRRREVPVGDLKEDETLSLAPFKPKALYLSSYGAANTRLRESALDIIGKTDLNAVVIDVKSDRGMIAYKTDVPLATEIGAQKMITIKHIKRLMDDLHQEGIYTIARIVVFKDNVLALARPDLAVRTAGGAIWKDREGLAWTDPFSKQVWDYNIDVAVAAAKDGFDEIQFDYVRFPDAKGLVFSRSTTEESRVSAISGFLAEARKRLIPYNVFLSADIFGYVIWNRNDTGIGQNLEEMAQQVDYISPMLYPSGFQYGIPGYPNPVLHPHQIVYLSLRKAEERTGLPPVRFRPWLQAFRDYAFGGKPFGGEEIAAQIDAAQTFGSDGWMLWNPRNVYTTAGLPSKSGMVTTIREGHLSNPGGIGTGICSRNTPVKMTHLAR from the coding sequence TTGGGTGATTCGGTCGTACGTACGGCCCGGGATGGCCATTTTCAGATCAGCGGGCAAGGGACCGTGCTTGGCCTCAGGGCCTACGGCTACCGGCGTCGCGAGGTCCCCGTCGGAGATCTCAAGGAGGATGAAACCCTATCCCTCGCGCCTTTCAAACCCAAGGCCCTTTATTTGTCTTCCTACGGAGCGGCCAACACGCGCCTGCGGGAATCCGCTCTTGATATCATCGGCAAGACAGACCTCAACGCCGTGGTGATCGATGTAAAAAGTGACCGGGGAATGATTGCGTACAAGACCGACGTTCCTCTGGCGACGGAGATCGGCGCCCAAAAAATGATCACCATCAAACATATCAAGCGACTAATGGACGATTTGCACCAAGAAGGCATCTACACCATTGCCAGGATCGTGGTTTTCAAGGACAACGTCCTCGCATTGGCGCGGCCGGATCTGGCCGTCAGGACCGCGGGCGGTGCCATCTGGAAGGATCGGGAGGGCCTCGCCTGGACCGATCCTTTCAGCAAGCAGGTATGGGACTACAACATCGACGTCGCCGTCGCGGCCGCCAAGGACGGATTCGACGAGATCCAGTTCGACTACGTCCGCTTTCCCGACGCCAAGGGCTTGGTGTTTTCCCGGTCGACTACCGAGGAAAGCCGGGTTTCGGCAATTTCCGGCTTCCTCGCGGAGGCCCGCAAGCGCTTGATCCCATATAACGTCTTCCTTTCTGCGGATATTTTTGGTTACGTGATCTGGAACCGCAACGACACCGGGATCGGCCAAAACCTGGAGGAGATGGCGCAGCAGGTCGATTATATCTCTCCCATGCTCTATCCATCGGGCTTTCAGTACGGTATCCCCGGCTACCCCAACCCCGTTCTCCATCCGCACCAGATAGTCTACCTCTCCCTTCGCAAGGCCGAGGAAAGGACGGGGTTGCCGCCGGTCCGCTTCCGCCCCTGGCTGCAGGCATTTCGTGACTACGCCTTTGGCGGGAAACCCTTCGGGGGCGAGGAGATCGCGGCGCAGATCGATGCGGCGCAGACTTTCGGATCGGACGGATGGATGTTGTGGAACCCCCGTAATGTCTATACTACGGCAGGACTCCCTTCGAAGTCGGGGATGGTGACAACCATTCGCGAAGGCCACCTGAGCAATCCTGGAGGGATCGGGACGGGAATATGTTCACGCAACACGCCAGTAAAAATGACGCATCTCGCGCGCTGA
- a CDS encoding LysR family transcriptional regulator gives MSMHLTFRQLQVFTAVAKHQSFTRAAQALYLSQPAVSMQVRQMEEQVGLPLFEQLGRRIYLTEAGREMARYSAAITQQLEEAVQVINDLKGLAGGHIHISVATTGAYIAPYLLAAFSKLHPQVTVSMDVTNRETLLHQLAENEVDIAIMGRPPAGLALEATAFLENPLVIIAAPDHPLARIKAITLDMVATYPFIMREPGSGTRIAVEQFFEKAGVALHASIEVSSHEAIKHAVRAGMGLGIASLHTVREELLAGHLAVLDVQGMPIERHWYLVHRQGKRLSAAAQAFRDFLLNQDAARLLPA, from the coding sequence ATGAGTATGCATCTCACCTTTCGCCAGCTACAGGTGTTTACCGCTGTGGCGAAACATCAGAGCTTTACCCGCGCCGCGCAGGCGCTCTATCTCAGCCAGCCCGCCGTATCCATGCAGGTCCGGCAGATGGAAGAACAGGTCGGACTGCCGCTCTTTGAACAACTGGGGCGCCGGATCTATCTCACCGAAGCGGGGCGGGAAATGGCGCGCTACAGTGCCGCCATTACCCAGCAACTCGAAGAGGCGGTACAGGTGATCAACGACCTCAAGGGGTTGGCGGGGGGGCATATTCATATCAGTGTGGCCACCACCGGGGCTTATATTGCGCCCTATCTGCTCGCGGCGTTCAGCAAATTACATCCGCAGGTCACGGTCAGCATGGATGTCACCAACCGGGAGACCCTGCTGCATCAACTGGCGGAGAACGAAGTGGATATTGCCATCATGGGGCGGCCGCCTGCAGGGCTGGCGCTGGAGGCTACGGCCTTTCTGGAAAATCCGCTGGTGATCATTGCTGCACCGGATCATCCCCTGGCCCGGATCAAGGCGATTACTCTGGACATGGTGGCAACTTACCCCTTCATTATGCGGGAGCCGGGTTCGGGGACGCGAATCGCGGTGGAACAATTTTTTGAAAAGGCCGGGGTTGCGCTGCACGCGAGCATCGAAGTCAGCAGCCACGAGGCGATCAAGCACGCGGTGCGCGCCGGTATGGGCCTGGGCATCGCGTCTCTGCATACGGTGCGGGAAGAATTGCTGGCAGGACACCTGGCGGTGCTGGATGTGCAGGGCATGCCTATCGAACGCCATTGGTATCTGGTGCATCGTCAGGGTAAGCGCCTCTCGGCGGCCGCTCAGGCCTTCCGGGATTTTCTGCTGAACCAGGATGCGGCACGGTTGCTGCCTGCATAG
- a CDS encoding zinc ribbon domain-containing protein YjdM, with translation MGSIPSCPKCSSNYVYEDGNIYICPECAQEWPKENNLEKIDSLRVSDANGSAINDGDTVVVVKDLKIKGSSSIIKVGTKIKNVRIVDGDHNIDCKVDGIGAIQLKSEFLRKVP, from the coding sequence ATGGGCAGTATTCCGAGTTGTCCGAAATGCAGTTCAAATTACGTCTATGAAGACGGCAATATTTATATATGTCCAGAATGCGCACAGGAATGGCCAAAAGAAAATAATCTGGAAAAAATTGACTCCCTTCGTGTTTCTGATGCAAATGGCAGTGCCATCAATGATGGCGATACCGTGGTCGTGGTGAAAGATCTCAAGATAAAAGGGTCATCATCAATAATAAAAGTTGGAACAAAAATAAAGAACGTCCGCATTGTTGACGGTGATCATAACATTGATTGCAAGGTGGATGGCATTGGTGCGATACAGTTGAAGTCCGAGTTTCTGCGAAAAGTGCCATGA
- a CDS encoding spermine/spermidine synthase domain-containing protein codes for MDEFVDNLLGDRDAPAQTLTGNPFAHEGDREITLRFDLSATQSAMHKADPDNLVLGYTRTMMGFLIFQPKPERIAMIGLGGGSLAKYCLRHIPDVHFMAIEINPRVIALRDKFRIPPDGPKFKVICAEGAVYVRYRSKLVDVLLIDGFNHDGQARQLCSAEFYAHCYAKLRKGGVLVVDMLNSDRRCATYITGIRERFDDHVIAIEAELFGNRVVFAYTGHSYSGPQDAVFINNH; via the coding sequence ATGGATGAATTTGTCGATAATTTACTCGGAGATAGGGACGCGCCGGCACAGACCCTGACAGGGAACCCTTTTGCACATGAAGGGGATCGCGAGATAACGCTGCGCTTCGACCTTTCGGCCACACAAAGCGCCATGCACAAAGCCGATCCCGATAATCTCGTTCTAGGATATACCCGGACAATGATGGGGTTCCTGATCTTCCAGCCAAAACCCGAGCGGATCGCGATGATCGGCTTGGGCGGTGGCTCGCTGGCGAAATATTGCCTGCGCCATATCCCGGATGTGCACTTCATGGCAATAGAGATCAACCCCAGGGTTATTGCCCTGCGCGACAAATTCAGAATCCCTCCGGATGGTCCAAAATTCAAAGTGATTTGTGCTGAGGGCGCGGTATATGTCCGATACCGCTCCAAACTTGTCGATGTGCTGCTCATTGACGGATTCAACCACGATGGTCAGGCCAGACAGTTATGCAGCGCGGAGTTCTACGCGCATTGCTACGCCAAACTCCGGAAGGGTGGCGTATTGGTGGTCGATATGCTAAATAGTGACAGAAGGTGCGCAACCTATATCACCGGAATCCGCGAGAGATTTGACGACCATGTCATTGCTATCGAGGCGGAATTGTTTGGGAACAGGGTAGTCTTTGCGTATACGGGACATTCATATTCTGGTCCACAAGATGCTGTTTTTATCAATAACCACTAA